One window from the genome of Paraneptunicella aestuarii encodes:
- a CDS encoding ribokinase: MTVINLGSINIDHVYQVPHFVNPGETLASTSYIKVLGGKGANQSIALAHAGAQVKHVGLVNEEDCSIKQHLIRKNIDCKYLKMSEEPTGHAIIQVNESGENAIVLFAGANHDVTPQLTRQAFADTEQGDWMLTQNETNCIGESMEEAKRNGLKIAFNPAPMNASVLQLPLHLVDLFIVNEIEAAGIAGTESMPDIEAFFSEKFPDAEVIITLGKQGAVMLTKSGKITVPAFEVEAVDTTAAGDTFIGFFLSSYIKNTDPEQALINACAASAIAVTRPGAAQSIPDQEEVQAFLKQQKQ, encoded by the coding sequence ATGACGGTTATAAATTTAGGTTCAATCAATATTGATCACGTATATCAAGTACCGCATTTTGTTAATCCCGGTGAAACTCTGGCTTCCACCAGCTACATAAAAGTATTGGGAGGCAAAGGTGCCAACCAGTCTATTGCTTTGGCGCACGCTGGCGCTCAAGTAAAACATGTGGGGCTGGTTAACGAAGAAGATTGCAGTATCAAGCAGCACCTGATCCGCAAAAACATCGACTGCAAGTACCTGAAAATGAGTGAAGAACCAACAGGTCATGCCATCATTCAGGTCAACGAATCGGGTGAAAACGCCATCGTACTGTTTGCCGGTGCCAACCACGACGTTACACCACAATTAACACGACAAGCCTTTGCTGATACAGAACAAGGCGACTGGATGCTTACCCAAAACGAAACCAATTGCATTGGGGAAAGCATGGAAGAAGCCAAACGTAACGGCCTGAAAATCGCCTTCAACCCCGCCCCCATGAATGCAAGCGTTTTGCAGTTACCGCTGCATTTGGTGGATCTGTTCATCGTTAACGAGATTGAAGCGGCTGGCATTGCAGGAACAGAATCCATGCCGGATATTGAAGCCTTTTTCTCCGAGAAATTTCCTGATGCAGAAGTCATCATTACGCTCGGTAAGCAAGGCGCTGTAATGCTGACTAAATCAGGCAAAATTACAGTTCCCGCTTTCGAAGTGGAAGCCGTCGATACCACAGCGGCTGGCGACACTTTTATTGGCTTCTTTTTGTCTTCCTACATTAAGAATACTGATCCAGAACAAGCTTTAATTAACGCCTGTGCCGCCTCTGCGATAGCAGTAACACGTCCCGGAGCCGCGCAATCGATCCCCGATCAAGAAGAAGTTCAGGCGTTTTTAAAACAACAGAAGCAATAG
- a CDS encoding ferritin-like domain-containing protein: MLQEFKLFDEYLETCHRDGGIHTLEQLHHDLHIATQLEFSTLPPYLCALYTISDTTNPSAYYTIRSVVMEEMFHLANAANVLIAVGGKPKLNCSQFVPTYPTKLPNGEKWFDVELLPFSQAALGIFKNIEIPGDMVPEPVKTIGKFYERIQHGLNHLYEKMGDALFPADTAPQVTANYYYGGGGEITPVTDLASAQFAINAIIAQGEGKPVGDWDPTKPFPLEETTGILDGDHELFNQHREIAHYFRFDELAQGKRYVCGDSPQSGPTGPAININWQDVYNMHPNPTAALYENIPELKQLNREFNLIFSRLLDELNTAFNGEPDKLLQAVGTMYKLKYAAQEMFRNPIPGSPEGYYAGPTWEYIAE; encoded by the coding sequence ATGCTACAAGAATTTAAACTATTTGATGAATATCTGGAAACCTGCCATCGCGACGGCGGTATTCACACATTAGAACAACTGCACCACGATTTGCATATTGCGACACAGTTGGAGTTTTCAACGTTACCGCCATACCTGTGTGCTTTATACACCATTAGCGACACGACCAACCCGAGTGCTTACTACACTATTCGTAGTGTTGTGATGGAAGAGATGTTCCATTTGGCGAATGCAGCGAATGTGTTAATTGCGGTTGGCGGCAAGCCAAAGCTGAATTGCTCGCAATTCGTTCCCACTTACCCAACCAAACTACCCAATGGGGAAAAATGGTTTGATGTTGAGTTACTCCCGTTTTCACAAGCAGCACTCGGCATTTTCAAAAATATCGAGATACCCGGAGATATGGTTCCTGAACCCGTTAAAACCATCGGTAAGTTCTATGAAAGGATCCAGCACGGTTTAAATCATCTCTATGAAAAAATGGGCGATGCCTTATTCCCAGCCGATACCGCACCGCAAGTCACTGCCAATTATTATTACGGCGGAGGCGGTGAAATTACGCCGGTTACTGATTTGGCATCGGCACAATTTGCGATTAACGCCATTATTGCTCAAGGGGAAGGTAAACCCGTCGGCGATTGGGATCCCACCAAGCCGTTTCCATTAGAGGAAACCACAGGCATTTTGGATGGTGATCATGAGCTATTTAACCAGCATCGTGAAATTGCTCACTACTTCCGCTTCGATGAGTTGGCACAAGGCAAGCGTTATGTGTGTGGTGATTCGCCGCAAAGTGGCCCAACAGGCCCGGCTATCAATATTAACTGGCAAGATGTGTACAACATGCATCCCAACCCAACTGCGGCCTTATACGAAAATATTCCTGAATTGAAGCAGCTCAACAGGGAATTCAACCTGATTTTCAGCCGTCTGCTTGACGAATTAAACACCGCGTTTAATGGCGAACCCGATAAGTTGCTGCAAGCCGTTGGTACTATGTACAAGCTGAAATACGCTGCACAGGAAATGTTTAGAAACCCGATACCGGGCTCTCCTGAAGGCTATTACGCTGGCCCAACCTGGGAATATATTGCGGAATAA
- a CDS encoding GMC family oxidoreductase: MSNCEHFDVVIVGGGISGGVMAQKLVEQHQAANNGKELKILILEAGTDTGKTFAGYNKYMSTFFTALAKIPNSPFPQNPNAPQPLVTDLAPIKNNQPLTSGYFVQRGPLPFGSTYTRALGGTTLHWLGTCLRMLPEDFHIKTEFGHGLDWPISYDELEPYYQKAEMVIGVSGNADEQNYHNIDNPAVHIPFEKGYDYPMEKIPQSYFDNVLADGLQGMKVEMGGKVYPIDVVSTPQGRNGMPRNGFEPEGAVGNPDVGQRCEGNSNCVPICPVQAKYNALKTLVKAEKSGWVEIRSQSVAYKLDVCPSSNKISKVHYKHYETTESPDHTLHEVSGDIVVLASHAVENAKLMLASNVGNSSDMVGRNLMDHPTMLTWGLMPENIGAFRGPGSTSGIPSLRGGEFRKDHAAFRIEIGNWGWNWPTGAPIASVPNLVDEGNMFGTQLRDHMGSMFPRMFRFGFLVEQLPNVNNRVTIDPNYRDQLGNYRPVIDYNVTDYTRAGMAEAKRVSDQIFQRMGIEQFTEYNDSQPGYLTFEGEGYTYNGAGHLVGTHIMGDDPRTSVVNKDQRSWDHPNLYLVGCGNMPTISTSNPTLTMTALTIWAAENVYKALNG, from the coding sequence ATGAGCAATTGTGAACATTTTGACGTCGTCATCGTCGGTGGTGGTATTTCTGGCGGAGTCATGGCGCAAAAGCTGGTCGAACAGCATCAGGCAGCCAATAATGGCAAAGAATTAAAAATATTAATTCTGGAAGCAGGGACTGACACAGGGAAAACCTTTGCGGGTTACAACAAATACATGAGCACGTTTTTTACGGCTCTGGCAAAAATTCCCAACTCTCCTTTTCCGCAAAACCCCAATGCACCTCAACCGCTGGTAACAGACCTGGCGCCGATTAAAAACAACCAACCACTTACCAGTGGCTACTTTGTGCAAAGAGGCCCACTCCCTTTCGGCAGCACCTATACAAGAGCCCTGGGCGGTACAACATTGCACTGGTTAGGCACCTGCTTACGCATGTTGCCAGAAGATTTTCATATCAAAACCGAGTTTGGCCACGGTTTAGATTGGCCTATCAGCTACGATGAACTGGAGCCTTACTACCAAAAAGCCGAAATGGTAATTGGTGTTTCCGGTAATGCTGATGAACAGAACTACCACAACATCGACAACCCGGCCGTGCATATTCCTTTTGAGAAGGGTTATGACTATCCAATGGAGAAAATCCCTCAGTCGTATTTCGACAACGTATTAGCCGACGGCTTACAAGGTATGAAAGTTGAAATGGGGGGCAAGGTCTACCCTATTGATGTGGTTAGCACTCCTCAAGGCAGAAACGGCATGCCACGCAATGGATTCGAGCCGGAAGGCGCAGTAGGTAACCCGGATGTCGGTCAACGCTGTGAAGGTAACTCAAACTGCGTGCCTATTTGCCCGGTTCAAGCCAAATACAACGCCCTTAAAACACTGGTGAAAGCTGAGAAATCCGGCTGGGTGGAAATTCGCTCACAAAGCGTTGCCTATAAGCTGGATGTTTGCCCAAGCAGCAACAAAATCAGCAAGGTGCATTACAAACACTATGAAACCACTGAGTCACCTGATCACACCTTGCATGAAGTGAGCGGCGATATCGTCGTACTGGCAAGCCATGCCGTGGAAAACGCCAAGTTGATGTTAGCATCGAATGTGGGTAACTCCAGCGATATGGTTGGTCGTAACCTGATGGATCACCCCACCATGCTCACCTGGGGCTTGATGCCAGAAAATATTGGTGCTTTTAGAGGCCCAGGTTCAACTTCCGGCATTCCTTCGTTACGTGGCGGTGAATTCCGTAAAGATCACGCCGCTTTCCGTATTGAAATTGGTAACTGGGGTTGGAACTGGCCAACAGGCGCACCTATTGCGTCGGTTCCTAATCTGGTTGACGAAGGCAATATGTTCGGTACGCAACTACGTGACCATATGGGCAGCATGTTCCCACGCATGTTCCGCTTTGGCTTTTTGGTTGAACAGCTTCCCAACGTTAACAACCGCGTGACCATTGACCCTAACTATCGTGATCAGCTTGGTAACTATCGTCCTGTCATTGATTACAACGTTACCGACTACACTCGTGCGGGGATGGCTGAAGCCAAGCGCGTCTCGGATCAAATATTCCAGCGCATGGGCATTGAGCAGTTCACCGAGTACAACGATTCTCAGCCGGGCTATCTGACCTTTGAAGGTGAAGGCTACACTTACAATGGCGCGGGCCACTTGGTAGGAACTCACATTATGGGTGACGACCCTCGCACGTCAGTTGTGAATAAAGACCAACGAAGCTGGGATCACCCGAATTTATATCTGGTTGGCTGCGGCAACATGCCAACAATCTCCACATCCAACCCAACGCTCACCATGACAGCGCTGACCATTTGGGCAGCGGAAAATGTCTACAAGGCACTAAACGGGTAA
- a CDS encoding sorbitol dehydrogenase family protein yields MQLNDFYRISAVLTGYDEVKLIGTGVGQSYFDVLTGIIPESIITALNTTFTSLPGSCPDTLNTLVRQEIMANEALGPVARNIIKMWYCSTWFPMPDNWVSKYAVPTQTPGQYQDVEFIISDDAYIQGLAWDAVHSHPMGAKQPGFATWSFKPEDITHSPRTHR; encoded by the coding sequence ATGCAGCTTAATGATTTTTATCGAATCTCTGCAGTCCTGACCGGTTACGACGAAGTCAAACTAATCGGAACCGGTGTAGGACAAAGCTACTTCGATGTGCTCACCGGTATCATTCCAGAATCCATTATCACCGCCCTCAATACCACCTTTACCTCACTTCCCGGCAGTTGCCCAGACACGCTGAACACACTAGTCCGACAGGAAATTATGGCAAATGAGGCCTTAGGGCCAGTCGCCAGAAACATTATCAAGATGTGGTACTGTTCAACCTGGTTTCCCATGCCCGACAACTGGGTCAGCAAATATGCTGTGCCAACCCAAACACCAGGCCAATATCAGGATGTTGAATTTATTATTTCCGACGACGCCTACATCCAGGGTTTAGCTTGGGATGCCGTGCATTCTCACCCTATGGGCGCCAAACAGCCTGGTTTTGCCACCTGGTCGTTTAAACCTGAAGACATCACGCACAGCCCCCGTACCCATCGCTAA
- a CDS encoding pirin family protein produces the protein MLQLRAANERGKADFGWLQSAHSFSFGRYYDPEHMGHGQLLVINDDTVAPGAGFGTHPHQNMEILSYVTKGQIAHKDSQGNEFIVPEGEFQLMSAGSGISHSEYNASKQEELKFLQIWVKPNVQNTQPGYQQKHFAQNQAEQLIFSPDGAEGSLQIKQQAWLHRVNLNAGEDWQFTLERTLNAYIHVTKGSLVLNDKLNMQAGDGVKISDESALSVQPEQAVEFLLFEV, from the coding sequence ATGTTGCAATTAAGAGCTGCGAACGAACGAGGAAAAGCTGATTTTGGCTGGTTACAGAGTGCTCATAGTTTCTCATTTGGGCGATATTATGATCCAGAGCATATGGGGCATGGGCAACTGCTTGTTATTAACGACGACACCGTCGCGCCCGGAGCTGGCTTTGGCACACACCCGCATCAGAACATGGAAATTCTGAGCTATGTCACAAAAGGGCAAATCGCACACAAGGATTCTCAAGGCAATGAGTTTATTGTGCCGGAAGGTGAATTTCAGTTGATGTCAGCGGGTAGTGGCATTAGCCACAGTGAGTACAATGCATCGAAGCAGGAGGAATTAAAATTCCTGCAAATATGGGTGAAACCCAATGTCCAAAACACTCAGCCTGGATATCAACAGAAGCATTTCGCTCAAAACCAGGCAGAGCAGCTGATCTTTTCTCCCGATGGTGCAGAAGGCAGTTTGCAAATAAAACAACAAGCATGGCTACATCGAGTGAACCTCAACGCAGGTGAAGATTGGCAGTTCACATTAGAGCGAACACTGAACGCCTATATTCATGTCACAAAAGGCTCATTGGTATTGAATGATAAATTAAACATGCAAGCGGGCGATGGCGTGAAAATTAGCGATGAGAGCGCGCTTTCTGTGCAGCCGGAACAAGCGGTTGAGTTTTTGCTGTTTGAAGTGTGA
- a CDS encoding UPF0149 family protein, with the protein MKNSEVNYEAVSALLHRHNVLSDAAEVHGILCGMLSGGMDPDNTQWQEALCDYINAGEPLPGEINEAVEAMLSQLLLQLRSEDFSMVMCLPDEEAPIEERGQAVIAWVQGFLLGFGVQKQELLSCSEDVKEALKDFSDIIQMDADMPETDESEQALYEVMEYVRISALLCYSELGSSDKPKGPSRTLH; encoded by the coding sequence TTGAAAAATAGCGAAGTAAATTATGAAGCAGTGTCTGCGCTATTGCACAGACACAATGTACTTAGTGACGCTGCAGAAGTTCATGGCATTTTATGTGGTATGTTGTCGGGGGGAATGGATCCTGACAACACTCAATGGCAAGAAGCACTATGCGACTACATTAATGCTGGCGAACCGCTTCCTGGAGAAATTAACGAAGCTGTAGAAGCTATGTTGAGTCAATTGTTACTGCAGTTACGTAGCGAAGACTTTTCTATGGTGATGTGTTTGCCTGATGAAGAAGCGCCTATTGAAGAGCGCGGGCAAGCGGTAATTGCCTGGGTTCAAGGCTTCCTGCTTGGTTTCGGTGTGCAGAAACAGGAATTGTTGTCTTGTTCTGAAGATGTGAAAGAAGCCTTAAAAGACTTTTCCGACATCATTCAGATGGATGCGGATATGCCCGAAACCGATGAGTCGGAACAAGCTCTGTATGAAGTGATGGAGTACGTTCGAATTTCAGCATTGCTATGTTATAGCGAGTTGGGCAGCAGCGATAAGCCAAAAGGCCCCAGTCGTACATTGCACTAA
- the pepP gene encoding Xaa-Pro aminopeptidase: protein MIPQSEYLQRRQRLMAQLPQGSAVLVASGVNQSRGNDTEFPFSQDSDFYYLTGFNEPNAWLYMSNFALNADGSDPSSSQNHHSVLFCQPKDKAMEIWHGLRLGVEQACDALLVDEAMEIDDLEEALPELLNNHAQVYFLLGSNGDDEALIFSALQVLRSAPKQSKSAPSCIVDLAPVLHEMRLIKSAAEIQVMQKAADISCEAHKRAMLYAKPGVYEYQLEGEILHEFVMSGARTPAYNTIVGSGVNACILHYTNNHSALKDGDLVLIDAGANYQGYAADITRTFPANGKFTEEQATLYNLVLQSQLQAMEILVPGGTFKQATDKAVEIICTGLIELGILSGSLEDNVKNMTWRAFFMHGLGHWLGLNVHDVGMYKINGEDRPLQPGMVLTVEPGIYIDHDADVEDKWKGIGIRIEDNILITEQGNVVLTAAVPKTIADIEALMAQR from the coding sequence ATGATCCCACAATCTGAATATCTACAACGTAGACAGCGTTTAATGGCGCAGTTGCCTCAAGGCAGCGCTGTATTGGTAGCATCTGGAGTGAATCAATCCAGAGGTAATGATACTGAATTTCCCTTTTCTCAAGACAGCGATTTTTATTATCTGACAGGTTTTAATGAGCCGAATGCCTGGCTGTATATGAGTAATTTTGCCTTAAATGCAGATGGCTCAGATCCATCTTCTTCGCAAAACCATCATTCAGTCTTGTTTTGCCAGCCTAAAGATAAAGCGATGGAAATCTGGCATGGCCTTCGCCTTGGTGTCGAGCAAGCTTGCGACGCTTTGCTGGTTGATGAAGCTATGGAAATTGACGATTTGGAAGAAGCCCTTCCTGAATTGTTAAATAATCATGCTCAGGTTTATTTTCTTTTAGGCTCAAATGGTGACGATGAAGCTTTGATATTTAGTGCATTGCAAGTGCTACGCAGTGCGCCAAAACAGAGTAAAAGTGCGCCTTCCTGTATCGTTGATCTCGCCCCTGTTTTACATGAAATGCGCTTGATTAAATCGGCTGCTGAAATTCAGGTAATGCAAAAGGCGGCGGACATTTCCTGCGAAGCTCATAAACGCGCTATGTTGTATGCAAAACCCGGTGTTTATGAATATCAACTGGAAGGCGAAATTCTGCATGAATTTGTCATGTCTGGTGCTCGAACGCCGGCTTACAACACTATTGTGGGCTCTGGTGTTAACGCTTGTATTTTGCATTACACCAACAACCATTCTGCGTTAAAGGATGGTGATTTGGTCTTGATTGACGCGGGCGCTAATTATCAAGGTTACGCTGCTGATATCACACGTACTTTCCCGGCCAATGGTAAATTCACCGAGGAACAGGCGACGCTTTACAATCTGGTATTGCAGTCTCAGCTGCAAGCGATGGAAATATTGGTTCCGGGTGGCACATTCAAGCAAGCGACAGATAAAGCGGTTGAGATCATTTGCACGGGTTTGATTGAGTTAGGTATTTTGTCTGGCTCGCTGGAAGACAATGTGAAAAACATGACCTGGCGAGCGTTCTTTATGCACGGCTTGGGGCATTGGCTTGGGTTGAATGTGCATGATGTGGGTATGTACAAAATCAACGGTGAAGATCGTCCTTTGCAACCGGGAATGGTGCTAACGGTTGAACCTGGTATTTATATTGATCACGACGCCGATGTTGAAGACAAATGGAAAGGTATTGGTATTCGTATTGAAGACAATATCCTGATCACGGAACAGGGGAATGTGGTTCTGACCGCCGCTGTACCTAAAACCATTGCAGATATAGAAGCGCTGATGGCGCAACGTTAG
- the ubiH gene encoding 2-octaprenyl-6-methoxyphenyl hydroxylase, protein MSNTLSSENQSFDYDVVIVGGGTVGCCMALAIARLINKEQTPKLRVAIIEAKAYDSNLPHPGFDGRAIALARQSLDFLSQLGLSSQIVGSQINYVTEAIRYIHVSDQGFLGQCDLDAKSLKVPELGRVIELHEFGRILHQALSGNAHEQNSLDWYCPDSVAEIKNHSDYVHIVTDSGKQLKAKLLLVTDGGESGTRELLSVPAEVHDYQQVALITNVQTDKPHQQQAFERFTENGPLAFLPMTDNRCSVVWTLPKDDYQTLLNVDDSEFCRRLQNAFGYRLGAITKVGERVVYPLRLVKAESLYLHRTALLGNAAQTLHPIAGQGFNLGLRDVQDMVLCLLKAIKSAQSQQEKVDIGSYQILSEFRRLRQQDADTTIGATHGLVNLFSNRALPLVMARNLGLLSMQLAPIVKSAFAQRAMGRR, encoded by the coding sequence ATGAGCAATACGCTTAGTAGTGAAAATCAAAGCTTTGATTATGATGTCGTGATTGTCGGTGGTGGCACGGTCGGTTGTTGCATGGCGTTGGCGATTGCTCGTCTTATCAATAAAGAACAAACCCCAAAATTACGTGTCGCCATTATCGAAGCCAAAGCTTACGATTCAAATCTGCCTCACCCTGGCTTTGACGGTAGAGCTATTGCTTTGGCACGTCAGTCTTTGGATTTCCTTTCTCAGTTGGGGCTAAGCTCTCAAATTGTGGGCTCGCAAATCAACTATGTCACTGAAGCCATTCGGTATATTCATGTGTCGGATCAGGGCTTCCTTGGGCAATGTGATTTAGATGCCAAGTCATTGAAGGTTCCAGAATTAGGACGGGTTATAGAGCTTCATGAGTTTGGGCGCATTCTGCATCAGGCTTTGTCTGGTAATGCTCACGAGCAAAACTCGCTAGATTGGTATTGCCCCGATTCGGTTGCTGAAATCAAAAACCATAGTGATTACGTTCACATTGTTACAGATTCAGGAAAACAGCTTAAGGCCAAGTTATTATTAGTGACAGACGGTGGAGAATCCGGCACACGTGAATTATTGAGCGTGCCGGCCGAAGTTCATGATTATCAACAAGTTGCGTTGATCACCAACGTACAAACAGACAAGCCTCACCAGCAACAAGCCTTTGAACGTTTTACTGAAAACGGGCCTTTAGCCTTTTTACCCATGACAGATAACCGTTGTTCAGTTGTCTGGACGTTGCCTAAAGATGATTATCAAACCTTGCTCAATGTGGACGATAGCGAGTTTTGTCGCCGTCTGCAAAACGCCTTTGGTTATCGCTTGGGGGCGATTACCAAGGTTGGGGAACGTGTTGTTTATCCTCTAAGATTGGTGAAAGCTGAGAGTCTCTACCTGCATCGAACGGCCTTGTTGGGCAATGCTGCACAAACCTTACACCCTATTGCAGGTCAAGGCTTTAATCTCGGTTTGCGTGATGTTCAAGACATGGTGTTGTGCCTGCTTAAAGCAATTAAGTCTGCTCAATCGCAACAAGAAAAAGTGGATATTGGCAGCTATCAGATTCTGTCTGAATTTAGACGTTTACGACAGCAGGATGCAGATACCACCATTGGTGCCACGCATGGCTTGGTGAACCTGTTTTCCAATCGTGCGTTACCTTTGGTGATGGCGAGAAATCTTGGTTTACTGTCGATGCAGTTGGCTCCTATCGTTAAGAGCGCCTTTGCTCAAAGAGCAATGGGACGACGATAG
- a CDS encoding FAD-dependent oxidoreductase: MQSYDIAIIGGGMIGLTLAVSLSGHGFSIAVLDTSEPASEWQQCNEDSPEPALRVSAISLATEQVFRHCQVWDELVKTRVCSYTEMDVREQDSFAQIQFSHHQVQQPYLGHIIENDRIRAALWHKAQQCEDIALIAPCSVKTLQMGGNTNVIQLESEQLLTARLLVGADGAQSRVRQQAGFPAAFWDYEQKAIVATIKTELPHGQVARQVFTPTGPLAFLPLWNEYLCSIVWSQDTDTANELLVLDEAEFNQRLAVAFDLQLGVCELQSERQAFPLRMQYARQWISEGVAVIGDAAHTIHPLAGQGANLGILDAAALAETLISLKQENKDIGAVKHLRAFERWRKAEASQMVATMEAFKQLFAGSNPMLKLIRGVGMSLTNQLPVAKHLIIQRAMGINGELPEMAKL; the protein is encoded by the coding sequence ATGCAGTCATACGATATCGCAATTATTGGTGGCGGAATGATCGGTTTGACCCTGGCTGTGAGCTTGTCGGGTCATGGTTTTTCCATTGCGGTATTAGACACTTCCGAGCCAGCTTCTGAATGGCAACAATGTAATGAAGATTCTCCTGAACCCGCACTGCGAGTGAGCGCCATAAGCCTGGCGACCGAGCAGGTTTTTCGTCATTGTCAGGTATGGGATGAACTTGTGAAGACGCGAGTGTGCTCTTATACCGAGATGGATGTGCGAGAGCAAGACAGCTTTGCGCAGATCCAGTTTTCACATCATCAGGTTCAGCAACCTTATCTAGGCCATATCATTGAAAATGATCGTATTCGTGCTGCGCTGTGGCACAAGGCTCAACAGTGTGAAGATATTGCTTTAATCGCCCCTTGCTCGGTGAAAACTCTGCAAATGGGAGGCAATACTAACGTTATTCAACTTGAAAGTGAGCAGTTACTTACAGCTAGATTGCTAGTGGGAGCTGATGGTGCTCAGTCCCGAGTAAGGCAGCAAGCGGGATTTCCTGCTGCGTTTTGGGACTATGAACAAAAGGCGATTGTTGCCACCATTAAAACGGAATTACCTCATGGGCAAGTTGCCAGGCAGGTATTCACACCAACAGGGCCTTTGGCTTTTCTGCCGCTATGGAACGAGTATTTGTGCTCTATTGTCTGGTCTCAAGACACCGACACAGCCAATGAGTTATTGGTACTCGATGAAGCCGAATTTAATCAGCGATTAGCTGTTGCCTTTGATTTGCAGTTGGGAGTTTGTGAATTACAAAGCGAGAGGCAAGCTTTTCCACTACGTATGCAATATGCGCGTCAGTGGATCAGTGAAGGTGTTGCTGTTATTGGTGATGCGGCGCATACCATCCATCCTTTGGCGGGTCAGGGAGCGAACCTGGGGATTCTTGACGCGGCAGCATTGGCGGAGACGCTGATTTCGTTGAAGCAAGAAAATAAGGACATCGGTGCGGTTAAACATCTACGTGCTTTTGAACGCTGGCGCAAAGCTGAAGCCAGTCAAATGGTTGCGACGATGGAAGCGTTCAAGCAGTTGTTTGCGGGTTCTAATCCGATGCTGAAACTTATTCGTGGAGTCGGTATGAGCCTGACCAATCAGCTGCCTGTAGCCAAGCATTTGATTATTCAACGGGCGATGGGAATTAATGGAGAGCTGCCAGAGATGGCGAAGTTGTAA
- a CDS encoding helix-turn-helix domain-containing protein translates to MLNNEPHWGARLRHLLQNQQNLKQLVLASAVGVEESTISRWLAGGNIKISHLIALCEYLDVSVDWLLLGRGTPVLHKYVGENHDALKKLPQDIKSDLYQLIEKLSIQPD, encoded by the coding sequence ATGTTGAACAATGAACCTCATTGGGGGGCTCGTTTAAGGCACTTGCTGCAAAACCAGCAGAACTTAAAACAGCTCGTATTAGCCAGCGCGGTTGGCGTAGAAGAAAGTACTATTTCGCGGTGGTTAGCGGGAGGAAACATTAAAATAAGCCACCTGATTGCCTTATGTGAATACCTGGATGTATCTGTTGATTGGCTACTTCTGGGACGAGGCACTCCGGTGTTGCACAAATATGTCGGAGAAAACCACGACGCCTTGAAGAAGCTTCCCCAAGACATAAAAAGCGATTTGTATCAGCTAATCGAAAAACTCTCCATACAGCCTGATTAA